The window GATCTGGTTCGGCAACGATGTGCTGCGGCTGGTGCCCACCGTTTTGCCGCAGAGATCGGTCGGCACCTGCGCCGGGCTATCCTTGAGGACATAGAACTGCGGGCCGGTCCGCAGATAATCGATCAGGTCGAAGCTCGCACGGCGTTCCGGACGGTCGTTCAAGGCGCTGATGACAAAGTCGGCCCGTCCGGTCTGCAACGACGGCAGCAATTGCTCGAACGCGCTGTCCGACCACACGATCTTGAGGCCGAGTTTGTCGGCGATCGCCTCACCGAGATCGACATCGAGGCCGACGAGCTTGCCGCTCGCCAGATCCTTGTATTCCATCGGCGGGTAGATTGCGTTGATGCTCGCGCGCAGCGTGCCGCGGGCCCGGATGTCGGCGGGAAGCTCGGCCGCGCCGGCCGTCGCCAGGGTTATGAGCAGGGTCGTGAGAACGGCCGCAACAGAAGCGGCGAGCTTGGCGATGATGCCGAGGCGGAGGACCGTGCGCGCGACCATGTCGTCCTTTGTGTCTGGCGTTGGCGCTCAGGCGGGTGCGATCGCGCCGACCTGAGCGGTGATACGGCCGTAATGCTGCGGACGGCGATGGGCCGCGAAATTGAACATCTTGCTTTTGCCCTGCAAACATTGGTCCAAGTCGCAATCCGCAACGATCAGTTCGTCGTCCAGGCTTGTTGCCTCAGTGAGGATCAGTCCGTTGGGATCGACGATGCAGGAGCCGCCGATCAAAGCGGAGCCGTCCTCGTTACCGGCCTTCGCCACGGCAACCGCGAAAGTGGCGTTCATGTAGGCGTTCGCCTGGATCGCGAGCTTGGCGTGGAAGGTGCGCAGCGTGGCGTCTTCGCTGCTGCCGCCGTTGGGGTCGTAGCCTGCGGAGTTGTAGCCGACACAGAGCAATTCCATCGACTGCAGGCCGAGCTCGCGCCAGGCCTCCGGCCAGCGGCGATCGTTGCAGATCAACATGCCGAAAATGCCGCGCTGCCACGCCTTGGGACCGCGAAACGCCTGGAAGCCGAGATCGCCGTACGCGAAATAACGCTTCTCGAGTTGTTGAAAGTGTGAGTCGGGCCGCGGCTGTTCGCTGCCCGGTAGATGGACCTTGCGATAGTTGCCGACGACGGCGCCATCCGGCGCCACCAGCATCGAACTGTTGAACCGCTGTCCCTCAGGCGTGAGCTCCGCGTAGCCGACGTAAAAGCCGACCCCGAGTTCGCGAGCGCGGGTGAACAGCGGCGCGACGGCGGGGTTGGGCATGGAGCGTTCGAAGTAGTGCGTGAGCTCGTCGTCGCTCAAGAGCCAGCGCGGGAAGAAGGTGGTGAACGCGAGTTCCGGAAACACCACCAGTGAGGCGCCGCGGTCGGCAGCCTGCTCCAGCAAACGGATCATGCGCGCGAGGATGTCCTCGCGCCGATCACCGCGCTGATTGGGGCCCATTTGCGCGCCAGCCACCCTGACAATCCGTGTCATCCGCAGTCTCTGATTCCCGTCTCGGTTGGGCCCAGCTTGCCCGCGTTGCCGTGCAGGATTCAATAACTTGGACTATGATAATTTCGGGCAGACTATTCAGATGGCTTATAATGAACCTGAGGCAGCTGGAGATTTTCCGTGCGGTATTCCGGTATCGGACTACCATGGCGGCGGCGTCCGAACTGGGCTTGTCCCAGCCGGCGGTCAGCAACGCCATCAAATCCATCGAGTTGAACGTCGGCTTTCCGCTGTTTGAGCGGATCAACAACCGCCTGCACCCAACGGCAGAGGCGAAATTCCTCTATGACGAAGCCGATCCGCTGTTCGCCATCCACGATGCGTTCGCAGCCAAGCTGGAGGATTTGCGCGAGAACCGCAGCGGCCGGCTGCGGCTGGTCGCAACCCCTCCGCTCGGCTACGGCATCCTGCCGGGCGCTCTGAAACGGTTTCTGGCGCGGCGTTCCGGCACCAGCGTCTTTTTCGATGTGCGCCGCCTCGAGGGCGTGGTCGATGCGATCGAGCGCGGCATCGCCGAGCTTGGCTTCGCGCTCAACATCGGCGCGCTGCCGAACGCGCGTGTCGAGCCGCTGTTCGAAGGCGAGATGGTGTGCGTGTTCGCGCCGGATCATCCATTGGCCGCACTTGATGTCGTGACCCCGGCCGATCTGCAGGGGCTTCCATTGATCGGCCTGGAGCGGGGGACACGGTTGGGCGAAGCCGTCCGCCGAAGTTACGAGAGTGTCGGGTTACCCTATCGTTTCGCCGTCGAAGTCCGCTACTGCAACACCGCGTGCGTGCTTGCGGAGAGCGGGGTCGGCGTCGCCATCGTCGATCCGTTCTCGCCAAGTCGTGGCGCGCGACATGACCTCGCGGTCAGGCGCTTCCGGCCCAGCACCCCGGCCGTCGCCTATGCCATCTGGTCCGACGTCCGACCGCTGTCGCGCACCGCGCAGGCCTTCCTGCAGGAGGTCAAATCGGAAAGCGCGCGCCAGATTAACCTTCCGCCCCTGTGAACGCTGCGGAATCCGGATCGTTATCCTTACCAACAGATTGCTGGCCGGCTTTAACCCGTGGATTTACGCACTGGATTAGACTGGCCTGCAATCGAGGGACCAGATCCATGCGGAGCGTGTTTGCAGCCGCCATCATCATCGCAGCGACCCTGCCGGCCATGGCCGAAGACGGGTTCGACATCGCCATTCCGGGGCGCCCCCGGGTCCCCGTGCTGATCAACGGCCGCGACGCCTCCTATTCCATGGTGGAAGGCAACTGGGGCCTTTCCAAGAACGTCCACGTGCAGCCGTACATCGTTGGCGGCGGTTACGCCTACGTCGAGAAGCCGGTCGGTCATTATTATCCGAGCGCCGGCCGGATCCCGGGTTATGGCCGGCTCGAAATCGAGCCGCCGGCAAACCGGGCGCTGCCGCCGGAAGCGGAGAGTTTTAGCCGCTCCTGGTCCGCCCAGTCGGCGCCGCCGCAAATGCAAATTCCGCAATACCCGCCACCCGTCATCGTCGCGCCGCAGTTCGACGGGCGCGGACGTCCTGATCGCCCGCACGGCGGCAAAAGATTCTGAAAGGCGGGCACCGATTTATTCGAGCGATGCGACAAGAGACGTCAACGACATAAATAAAACGAGTAACAGGAGAGAGCGTAACATGCGTAAGACGATCACAGGATTGGCCGCGGCCTTGGCCGTGATGGCCGCAAGTGCCGCGCCGGCGATGGCCTGCGGCGGCGATTATTATGCGGGCGGTTGCTCGCGGGGCCTTTTCACCTCCGGCGTTTTCGGTTCGGGCTTTGGCTACAACGAGAGCTACGGCTACGAACGGCTGCCGGACCCCAGTCCGGTGTACCGCGGCCGGGCGTATGGGCCGCAATACTACTACGTCAACCAGGGCCCGACCTACAGCGGACCGGCCGACTACGCGCCGGCGCCGACCTACCAGGAGCGTGCGGTCAATGGCTGGCGCGGTTATGACCGCGGCTACCATTACGGCTACAGCGGCGGTCCCTACGGCAATGCCACCAGCCACTACTATGACGGCATGCCCGCCGCGCAAGGGCCGGTGGTCTATCGCTACTCCGGCTACCGATCCCACGGCTATCGTGCCCACCGCCACAGCATGCGATACGGCTATCGTGCCGCGCGTTATGGCTATGGTTATGGCATGCGCTCGGTGATGCCGCGCCATGGCTATGCGCCGCGCTTCTATGCCCCGCGCGTCGGCATGCATGGTCCGCGCATGACTCACATGCCGCGTTATGCCGGTCCGACCATTCGTCGTGGCTCCAAGCCGCACTTTATGCACTGACGGCATGCACTGACGACGTCGTCAGCTCACACCACAAAGCGCCCGCCCGCATTATGCAGGCGGGCGCTTTTGTTTGAATGCGTCAGGTCATCAGGCCGAGCCGGGTCGCGCCGATATAGAGCGCGAGCACGGCGGCATTGGAGACGTTCAGGCTCTTGATCTCGCCGGGCATGTCGAGCCGCGCCACCACGCGGCAGGTCTCCCGGGTCAGCTGCCGCAGGCCCTTGCCCTCGGCGCCGAGCACCAGCGCCAGCGGCGCCTGCAGGTCGACAGCCGCGAGGTTCTCGCCGCCTTCGCTGTCGAGGCCGACGGTCATGAAGCCGTTGTCGTTCAGCTCGGTGAGGGTGCGGGCGAGATTCTGCACGGTGACGAACGGCACCAGCTCCAGGGCGCCGGAGGCGGATTTCGCCAGCACGCCGGTCGCCTCGGGGCTGTGGCGGGCGGTGGTGACGATCGCCTTGACCCCGAACGCCGCCGCCGAGCGCATGATGGCGCCGACATTGTGCGGGTCGGTGATCTGGTCGAGCACCAGCACGATGCCTTCCTGGGGCAGGGTGTCGATGTCGGGCGAGGGCAGGGGATCGGCCTCGGCCAGCAGGCCCTGGTGCACGGCGTCGGGGCCCAGCCGCTGGTCGATCAAGCTGGGACGCACCAGTTCCGGGGGCACCCGGGTCTCGATCTTTTCCTCGGCCAGGCGCCGGGCGGCGTTTTCGGTCAGAAACAGCTTGCGGATCTTGCGCCGGGGATTGGCCAGCGCAGCGGTCACCGTATGCCAGCCATAAAGGATCGCCGGGCCGTCCGAAGGCTCCCGTTCGCGCTGCCAGGCGGGTCTGCGCCCGCCGTCGCGGGATTTGGGGCGGAATCGGGCCTTGTGGTCGCGGTCGCTCATGGCGGGCTTGTCTCACGACCGTCCAAACTTGGCAATTTGATGGGGAGCAAACAGGGAATTAAATGCTGCGATTGGTTGACTTTACCCCGGCGCTTCGCCCATAAACGCGCCAATTCGGAGCCCGTCGCGGATCTGCTGACTGGGCTCGCTTTTTGCCGTCATTCCTGACCGCAATCCCACCCCCAAGACCTGATTGATAGGGGGTGGATGCGAGGTTGACGGTTCTGAGCGGGGGAGTGTCCCGAGTGGCAAAGGGAGCTGACTGTAAATCAGCCGTCTTATGACTTCGAAGGTTCGAGTCCTTCTTCCCCCACCATTTTGAAAACGCTCGGGAACTTCGGTTCCCGGGCGTTTTTGTTCCAGACGGTCCGCCCGTGCCGATGCACCCCTGATGTGAGGGTGTGGCAATGCACCGCGAGCCTGATCCCGGCGTTTGATCCCCATTTCCAGGGTTCCAGTAAAAAAGAACGCGCCTGCGCTGCAAAAGTCCTGCACAACAGGGGCCTGCACGGGCAGGCGGCGATAGTCGGCAAGACGGGAGCGAAGACATGACACTCGTGCGAGGCGGCTTTCGGCGGTACGACGAGGATCGTGGCGTCGTTCTGTTCACGATGACCAATGCGGCAGATGAAGTGACCTGCGCCATCAGTTCGGCCGCCATGGACGATCTTGATGGCAAGACCGGACTCAAACCGTCGCAGCGCGAGGAACAGTTTCTCCGGCTGCGCGACCGGATCGAGGAACGTGCGACCCGCAAATTCGATGCGGCCGAGCTCGAAGGCCGGCCGCCGGGGATCATTCTTCGCTCGATCGATTTCCGCTGAACGATGCTGGGTACGGCCGCTGATCGGTTATTTGCCGAGGTGGCGCCGCACGGCAGCCACTGAGGTCCCGACCTGTTCGATCGCCGCGAACAGATCCTGCGGCGAGACGCTGAGCCGGTAGGCCCAGTAGTTGGTCGCCTGGGCGTCCTTGGTGTCGATGGCGGGTGGTGGCTTCACCACGTCCATCTCAGGCGCGACGATCGCAGCTCCATTGCTGGCGATGATCATGCTGGTCTCCAATCCCCCGATGAGGAAAATAGCACGATCGGAGAGACGGGCGGACGGCCGGTTCGGCGTGGCGTTAATAAAGCCTGAAAGGCCCGCGGCACTAAAGCCGCGAGCCTTTCAGAGCGGTCTTGGATTCGACTCAGTAGTTGGCGTGTCGGCGATGCCGGCGCGGGCGTTCCTGTTCGTAACCGTAGGAGGCGAACGGGTTGCGGTAGCAGCCGCCACGCAATCCGCTGACGGCGGCGCGGCATTGATCGTAGGTGTAGTACATGCAGTCGTTGGCATAGCCAGTGCTCGATGTGCGCGCGCACCACCCGATTTCCCGGGCCTGCGCCGGTGCCGACATCGCCGTCATGCCGGCGGAGGCCGCTACCAGGGTCGCCGCCAAAATCAACTTGCGCATTGTGAGGCTCCTTCAATTTCCAAATAACGGCGAGTTCGCCGCGGGTTGTCGGGCTGTCCCTGCCGGACTGCCCCCGTTGGACGGTCTCCGAACGGACTGCGTTCGATCATCCGGGGTCACAGCTTCGGGAGATCCTGCTGCCCTAAACACCAGCTTGCGCCAGCCTGTTCCCAGGGGAGGCAAATAAACAGACGGTTTTTGGCCGCATGCGACCGATCGCGCGAAAAAAGTCCAGTGGAATCAAGCCCGCTGCCGAAAGTGCACCGTTGCCAAGCCGGCCGATCCGTTGCATATCTCCGCCTGATGCGGGTGTAGCTCAATGGTAGAGCAGCAGCCTTCCAAGCTGAATACGAGGGTTCGATTCCCTTCACCCGCTCCAATGTTTTCAATGGCTTAGGTCGTCAAGACCTTTCCGTTCTGACAAGGAGCGCGCTTCCATTCTGACAAACGTTCACTTTTTAGCCGTTCGATTGCGCCGTTTAATGCGCTTAATCTGCGCTTCCTGCTTGCCCTCGTCATCGTTGTGCAGGTAGTTCCCCATCGCTGCGACTGACGACCACTGGCCTTTTTCCATCAACTGCAATGTCGTCAGCCCCGAATACTTAGATTCGGTAGCACCGCCAGTCGGACGAAGCGCCTTCATTGCATCTAGCTCAGCCATCAGCAGAGGATAGAGCGGCTTGCCCTTCTTATCGAAGAGCGGTTCCCATGAGCCTTTGCTGGTCTTGTAGTTGATGACATAGACGTGGTTCGGATGGGCGTCCGGACGATAGTGCTCGGCCATGAAGCGGATGAAGATGTGAGCCTTGCGCTGCAGCCACTCCCAGCCGATCAGAACACCCGTTGCCAATGACGGGTAGCCCATTTCGATCGCAGTCGCGCGGAATGCCGCCAATTCGGCAAAATTTGCATGTGGCGTTTCCCGCTTCGTGGATCGCAGGCCCATTTTCTCGAACGGGTTCCGCGGTGGAAACAAGCTTGGCTGCGCGCGTGAGATTGTATTCCACGCACTGCGTGCGGTTTTCATCGCGTGATTGACGGTGGTGCGGCGCTCGACCTTTTCACCCTTCACTTTTTTTTAAAGAGTAGCTTCTCGAACAGCTGATCGACGAACGCTGTATCGACGCTCGAAACCCGCCTCGTCCCCAATCGCCTGCCGTCCCGCAAGATGTATTCGCAAATCATCTTGATGCCGGTCTCATGGACTCGGCATTGACCAGGGCTCAACAGCTGAAGCCGCTTTGCAGTTTTCTGAGACCAAGTTCGGCGATACTCGTGGAACAGTCAGTCCAGAGTACCAATTACCACGCCAATGCCGACCGGATTGGCGTTCTCGCCGCCGGTGCGCCAGCTATCGAAAGCGGGCAGCAATATCTTCTCAGCTCGGCTGACAGCGCTGTCGTAGTCGGTCCCGAGTGAGCTGCTGCCGGTTTGATGCACACCGAGATTAGGTGTTTCATAAAGCCGGAGGTGGGCGATGAAAAGACGGAAGTTCACAGGCACTCGACTATCCGTTATCTCAGCCCGGCTGAGTTCGAGCGCAAGGTGGGATTAGCTTAACCGGGTGTGCATCAAACCGGCAGCAGCTCAGAGTGACTCGTCTCCCGACGTGACCGGAAGAAGGTCGAAATGTTGTTCGCGCACCTTAAGCGCATCCCGCATCGCGACCGGCCCCGATTATGCCGCCCGAACGGCGCGCGCGACCAGTTTAACGTCGCCGCCGCTAACCAAAGATTTCTGACCAAAAGGCGAGAAGCGAATGTCTGGTCGCTGTCGTATAGGCAAATGTGGCGGCGATAGTGAACCCGGGCTTCGGCCCAAACTTCTCAAATCCTGTTACGTCAGATTCATTGCGGCAAAGATGTCGGCATAGGTGCCGTCCCGCTCCGCCCACCGGCGCGCCCGATCACGTTCAAGCAGGATTTCTCCCCCCGGGGTGTTCGCCTCGTTCAAGCAGCCGGATTACATCTGCAACGAAGGCACCGAGAGGCATGGCACGCGGATCTGAGGCCTGCTGAACGCCCGTCAGCTCTGTCTGCATTCGTCGCTGCTCCCACGTCTCGACCGAATGCCCGCTGAAGATGCGACCGCGTGGCAGACCGAAGATGAAATAGGGGTTGAGCATGGGCAGTGCTCCCACGGCCTCCAGGCGCGATTTCTGTTCGGTCGACAGCTCAATGTCGAGCGCTGTGACGTTCTTCCGTAGCTGCTCCTCCCTGCTTGCGCCGATCAGCACCGATGACACGCCGGGCCGGTTCGCGACCCAGGCGAGCGCCACCTGCGCCATCGGTCTGCCGACCCAGCCGCGCGGGAACAAGGCGCATGACACTTGCAGCAGGCAGCGCCCAGAAGCCGCCAATCGAAATACCAAGCAATGCTCGTCCAAGCAGCAATAACCGGTAGGCGGTCGCCAAGGCCACGACCGATCCTGACACCGCTAACAAGAAGGTAAGACCGATCAACACATGACGGCGATCTAGCCGATGTACGACCGCAGTGACCGACAGGCTGGCGAGGACAGCGAAAATGCCTGACACAGAAATCGCTTGGCCTGCCTGGCCCTCGGTCAGTCCGAGGTCGTGCGCGATCGGGCTAAGCAGGCTCATCGGCAGGAATTCGGAGGCGATCAGCACGAAGGTGCAGAGCGAGATCGCATAGATTGCGCTCCAGGCAGCCGCGGGTTCGTCTTGCAGCCCTGCAACATGGGCCTCCGGCATGGTATTTGTTGTCATGGTCATTCCTTGACCGCGCGACTGAGTCACTGCGAAATGAGCGCCATCCCCCAATGGTCGAATAATGGACAGCGAACCTAGCCGCCGGCGATGCCGTTCAACGCCACGACCGCTTCAGTCGGCAGATCCAGTTCGCTTACGGCGAGATTCTCGCGCAAATGAGCGGCGGACGATGTGCCCGGGATCAGCAGGATATTGGGGGACCGGCGCAAGAGCCAGGCTTGCGCCACCTGTGTCGGTGTGGCACTCAGTTCGCTTGCGACATCAGACAGGACTGCCGATTGCAGCGGCGAAAATCCGCCCAGCGGGAAAAAGGGGACATAGGCGATGTCGTCCCGGGCCAGGGCGTCGATCATCGTATCGTCACCTCGATGCGCGATGTTGTACATGTTCTGCACGCACACGATGCTGACGATGGTGCGCGCCTCCGCCGCTTGCTTGGACGTGACGTTGCTGACGCCGATATGGCGAACCAATCCCTGCTGCTGAAGCTCCGCCATGGCGGCCACAGCTTCCTCGATCGAACCCTCGGCAGGTCCCATCATGCTGAACATGGCGCGAATATTGACGATGTCGAGCACATCGCGGCCAAGATTACGCAGGTTGTCATGAACCGCTTGTGTCAGTTCCGCAGCCGACATCGCGGGCAACCAAGACGCGTCGTGACCGCGACGGGCACCCACCTTCGTCACGATCACCAGATCATCGGCATAGGGATGCAGCGCCTCCCGGATGATCTCGTTCGTGACGTGGGGGCCGTAATAATCGCTGGTGTCGATATGATTGACGCCCAGCGCGATCGCCTCGCGTAACAGCGCCACCGCCGCCTTTCGATCCTTGGGCGGCCCGAATGCCTGTGGACCGGCGAGTTGCATTGCGCCGTAGCCGATCCGCTTTACGATCCGGTCACCGAGCGAGTATGTGCTGCTGTTATTGAGCATATTCGTTCAATCCAATTCTGCTGGAGCCCGTGCAAACGGGTGAGCCCTGCGGTTCGGTGTGCATTTGCGGCGTGACGGCGACCGGAGGGATCGCCGTCACCCAAAATGCGAGCGCCTCTGTTGCGGAAGGTCTCGGCGTCCCACGGCAAGGGCAACTGCCGAGAAATCCCGATACGCTAGTACCCGGAATCATAGCCAAGTGACACGAGCAAACACTGTACGTGCCCACCGATTCTGAATCACGTTTGATCAAAAGTGGGTACTAGATACCGACGGTCGCGCCGCGCACCTTCACCACGGCACAATGCCGTCCGCGTTGCGGAACTGTCCTGCAATCTCGCCATCCGCTTGCAGGGCAAGCCGGACAGCTTCCGAGGCGCCCTCCGCCGGGGTCATGTGCCCACGATGACCGTTGAGGTCCGTCTTGACGAAGCCAGGGCACACCGAATTGGCAATGATATTCTTGTCCTTCAGCTCAGCGGTGAGCTGTACAGTGAGCATGTTAAGTGCCGCCTTGGACGCATTATAGCCCAGGAAACGGCCCAGCAGATCAGGGGCGCCGTTGATCGTCAGCGATCCGAGGCTGCTCGACATGTTGACGATCCGCCCGGCGTCCGACTTGTGGAGAAGCGGCAACATCGCCTGCGTGACGATGAACGCGCCGAAGAAATTCGTCTCGAAAGTCCGACGAATGGCATCGAGCGAGGTCGTGCTGGGGCCGGCGTCCGAGAAGTCCGCGATGCCGGCATTGTTGACCAGAATATCGAGACGACCATAGTCCGCCTCGATCGTCGCGGCCGCGCCCGCTACGCTTGTGGTATCCACGATGTCGAGCTGGATCGGAACCACGCTGAGTCCCTCGCCGACAAGCGCGTCGGCAGCTGCCTTGCCGCGCGCCGTATCGCGCGCGCCGAGTAGAACGAGCGCACCAGATCGGGCGATCCCACGCGCGATTTCAAAACCGATGCCTTTGTTTGCGCCGGTCACGAGCGCGATCCGATTGGGGGGGCTGGCCATATATTTTGCTCCTGTGGTTGGAATTGCCGGTCAGCATCTATATATGAACAAAAGTTCGATTTTGGATTCGCTTATGAAAGTGGCCTCTCTTCCTAGCTTAAGCCCGCGGAAAACACCGGTTCAGGCCCGCGCGGCGGTTACGATTGACGCGATTTTCGAAGCAACTATTCAGGTTTTGCTGGCCGGGGGCTTGGGCCGTTTGACGACCACCAAGGTGGCGAAGCGCGCCGGTGTGTCCGTCGGAACGATGTACCAGTACTATCCGCACAAGCAGTCATTGCTCTATGCGGTGCTCGATCGTCACCTTGCCATGATCCGGGACGCGATA is drawn from Bradyrhizobium prioriisuperbiae and contains these coding sequences:
- a CDS encoding ABC transporter substrate-binding protein — translated: MVARTVLRLGIIAKLAASVAAVLTTLLITLATAGAAELPADIRARGTLRASINAIYPPMEYKDLASGKLVGLDVDLGEAIADKLGLKIVWSDSAFEQLLPSLQTGRADFVISALNDRPERRASFDLIDYLRTGPQFYVLKDSPAQVPTDLCGKTVGTSRSTSLPNQIADWSRQTCEAGGKPAIEVVGMSSNLDARAALKQTRINAAAQGSETLPYAMSQDVGVYRPLGAPFATGYQAIAIAKTNPQLTAAVADALAALIADGSYQRVLEKWNLGAHALDTVLLNGEPRS
- a CDS encoding N-carbamoyl-D-amino-acid hydrolase, giving the protein MTRIVRVAGAQMGPNQRGDRREDILARMIRLLEQAADRGASLVVFPELAFTTFFPRWLLSDDELTHYFERSMPNPAVAPLFTRARELGVGFYVGYAELTPEGQRFNSSMLVAPDGAVVGNYRKVHLPGSEQPRPDSHFQQLEKRYFAYGDLGFQAFRGPKAWQRGIFGMLICNDRRWPEAWRELGLQSMELLCVGYNSAGYDPNGGSSEDATLRTFHAKLAIQANAYMNATFAVAVAKAGNEDGSALIGGSCIVDPNGLILTEATSLDDELIVADCDLDQCLQGKSKMFNFAAHRRPQHYGRITAQVGAIAPA
- a CDS encoding LysR family transcriptional regulator; protein product: MNLRQLEIFRAVFRYRTTMAAASELGLSQPAVSNAIKSIELNVGFPLFERINNRLHPTAEAKFLYDEADPLFAIHDAFAAKLEDLRENRSGRLRLVATPPLGYGILPGALKRFLARRSGTSVFFDVRRLEGVVDAIERGIAELGFALNIGALPNARVEPLFEGEMVCVFAPDHPLAALDVVTPADLQGLPLIGLERGTRLGEAVRRSYESVGLPYRFAVEVRYCNTACVLAESGVGVAIVDPFSPSRGARHDLAVRRFRPSTPAVAYAIWSDVRPLSRTAQAFLQEVKSESARQINLPPL
- the rlmB gene encoding 23S rRNA (guanosine(2251)-2'-O)-methyltransferase RlmB gives rise to the protein MSDRDHKARFRPKSRDGGRRPAWQREREPSDGPAILYGWHTVTAALANPRRKIRKLFLTENAARRLAEEKIETRVPPELVRPSLIDQRLGPDAVHQGLLAEADPLPSPDIDTLPQEGIVLVLDQITDPHNVGAIMRSAAAFGVKAIVTTARHSPEATGVLAKSASGALELVPFVTVQNLARTLTELNDNGFMTVGLDSEGGENLAAVDLQAPLALVLGAEGKGLRQLTRETCRVVARLDMPGEIKSLNVSNAAVLALYIGATRLGLMT
- a CDS encoding DUF1488 family protein; translation: MTLVRGGFRRYDEDRGVVLFTMTNAADEVTCAISSAAMDDLDGKTGLKPSQREEQFLRLRDRIEERATRKFDAAELEGRPPGIILRSIDFR
- a CDS encoding DUF3606 domain-containing protein, whose amino-acid sequence is MIIASNGAAIVAPEMDVVKPPPAIDTKDAQATNYWAYRLSVSPQDLFAAIEQVGTSVAAVRRHLGK
- a CDS encoding DUF3551 domain-containing protein, with the translated sequence MRKLILAATLVAASAGMTAMSAPAQAREIGWCARTSSTGYANDCMYYTYDQCRAAVSGLRGGCYRNPFASYGYEQERPRRHRRHANY
- a CDS encoding aldo/keto reductase, with product MAQVALAWVANRPGVSSVLIGASREEQLRKNVTALDIELSTEQKSRLEAVGALPMLNPYFIFGLPRGRIFSGHSVETWEQRRMQTELTGVQQASDPRAMPLGAFVADVIRLLERGEHPGGRNPA
- a CDS encoding MFS transporter, translating into MTTNTMPEAHVAGLQDEPAAAWSAIYAISLCTFVLIASEFLPMSLLSPIAHDLGLTEGQAGQAISVSGIFAVLASLSVTAVVHRLDRRHVLIGLTFLLAVSGSVVALATAYRLLLLGRALLGISIGGFWALPAASVMRLVPARLGRQTDGAGGARLGREPARRVIGADRRKQGGAATEERHSARH
- a CDS encoding aldo/keto reductase family oxidoreductase, whose amino-acid sequence is MLNNSSTYSLGDRIVKRIGYGAMQLAGPQAFGPPKDRKAAVALLREAIALGVNHIDTSDYYGPHVTNEIIREALHPYADDLVIVTKVGARRGHDASWLPAMSAAELTQAVHDNLRNLGRDVLDIVNIRAMFSMMGPAEGSIEEAVAAMAELQQQGLVRHIGVSNVTSKQAAEARTIVSIVCVQNMYNIAHRGDDTMIDALARDDIAYVPFFPLGGFSPLQSAVLSDVASELSATPTQVAQAWLLRRSPNILLIPGTSSAAHLRENLAVSELDLPTEAVVALNGIAGG
- a CDS encoding SDR family oxidoreductase, with amino-acid sequence MASPPNRIALVTGANKGIGFEIARGIARSGALVLLGARDTARGKAAADALVGEGLSVVPIQLDIVDTTSVAGAAATIEADYGRLDILVNNAGIADFSDAGPSTTSLDAIRRTFETNFFGAFIVTQAMLPLLHKSDAGRIVNMSSSLGSLTINGAPDLLGRFLGYNASKAALNMLTVQLTAELKDKNIIANSVCPGFVKTDLNGHRGHMTPAEGASEAVRLALQADGEIAGQFRNADGIVPW